In a genomic window of Quercus lobata isolate SW786 chromosome 4, ValleyOak3.0 Primary Assembly, whole genome shotgun sequence:
- the LOC115987864 gene encoding putative glucose-6-phosphate 1-epimerase, with amino-acid sequence MWHSAAVWDYRAATEITKDWNGINQFLLRNPQGASARVSLHGGQVTSWRNEHGEELLFTSSKAIFKPPKAMRGGIPICFPQFGNCGSLEQHGFARNKIWTVDDNPPPLHPNDSHGKSFIDLLLKPSEEDQKGWPHSFEFRLRVSLTTDGDLILISRVRNINGKPFSFSFAYHTYLSVSDISEVRIEGLETLDYLDNLCQRERFTEQGDAITFESEMDRVYLSSPNVIAVLDHEKKRTYVIRKEGLPDAVVWNPWDKKSKSMVDLGDEEYKQMLCVDGAAIEKPITLKPGEEWTGRLQLSVEPSSFCSEHLNL; translated from the exons ATGTGGCATTCGGCAGCAGTATGGGATTATAGGGCAGCAACTGAAATCACAAAGGACTGGAATGGGATTAATCAGTTCTTGCTTCGGAACCCACAAGGCGCTTCAGCACGG GTTAGCTTACATGGAGGACAGGTAACTTCTTGGAGGAATGAGCATGGAGAAGAACTCCTATTCACTAGTAGTAAG gCCATTTTCAAGCCCCCGAAAGCAATGCGGGGAGGAATACCCATTTGTTTCCCACAG TTTGGAAACTGCGGATCACTAGAACAGCATGGATTTGCAAGGAACAAGATTTGGACAGTTGATGATAATCCTCCACCTTTGCACCCAAATGATTCCCATGGGAAATCCTTCATTGACTTACTCCTTAAACCATCCGAAGAAGACCAAAAGGGCTGGCCCCACAG CTTTGAGTTTCGTCTTAGGGTCTCTCTTACAACAGATGGAGATCTGATACTGATATCACGAGTTAGGAACATCAATGGCAAGCCTTTTAGTTTCTCATTTGCCTATCACACATACTTGTCAGTTTCTGACATAAG TGAAGTAAGAATAGAAGGTTTGGAGACTCTTGATTACCTAGACAATCTTTGTCAAAGAGAACGTTTTACGGAACAAGGAGATGCCATAACTTTTGAATCTGAG ATGGATCGAGTTTATCTTAGTTCTCCTAATGTGATTGCAGTCCTTGATCATGAAAAAAAGCGGACATATGTTATAAGAAAGGAAGGGCTACCAGATGCTG TGGTCTGGAATCCATGGGAtaagaaatcaaaatcaatggTAGATTTGGGTGATGAGGAGTACAAACAGATGCTTTGTGTTGATGGAGCAGCAATTGAGAAACCTATCACTTTGAAGCCAGGCGAGGAATGGACAGGGCGATTGCAGCTCTCAGTTGAGCCTTCGAGTTTCTGCAGCGAGCACCTCAATCTTTAG